The Solibacillus sp. FSL R7-0682 genome includes a window with the following:
- a CDS encoding PDZ domain-containing protein, producing the protein MDGTILIEILKSIGRFLINPLVYIALLSAIYLGYRRVKRERNFFNHRVLNGWSEMRNMLIMGFMLSLIISLFSIVVGLTITFEFLAIIFLISLIGLLVFTYHLLSPIIVMAIAFGVVVWMDWKNFSYGLWGFEFVGTNVGDGLVKTAAILAGLLLMAEGILIRRYGAKFASPIVETTKRGLNGIGYYSKQLWMLPVVTIIPGDGIQAYLPYWPQFTLGAEQFSLVVFPFIIGFQQMVRKNLPLYVYPKMGRNIVFVGELVLFVGIASYFMPVLGAAALALGAISRTIIAIYYRRSEDRDSYAVMRSGNGVMIAGVLPDSPAEKMGLIAGEVIKRINGQNVHTEEELYEALQINAAHCRLEVLDHNGELRLTQHVVHSDDNHKIGLLIVK; encoded by the coding sequence ATGGATGGAACCATTTTAATTGAAATTTTAAAAAGTATTGGTCGTTTTCTTATAAATCCATTAGTTTATATCGCACTCCTTTCCGCCATTTATTTAGGCTATCGACGAGTGAAGCGGGAGCGTAATTTTTTCAATCATCGTGTTTTAAATGGTTGGTCAGAAATGCGTAACATGCTCATCATGGGGTTTATGCTATCCCTCATTATCTCGTTATTTAGTATCGTGGTTGGATTGACAATAACATTTGAATTTCTAGCTATTATTTTTTTAATTAGTTTAATCGGATTGCTTGTATTTACGTATCACCTTTTATCACCGATTATTGTGATGGCAATTGCATTTGGTGTTGTCGTATGGATGGATTGGAAAAATTTTTCGTATGGGCTATGGGGCTTCGAATTTGTTGGAACAAATGTAGGAGATGGCTTAGTCAAGACCGCGGCCATTTTAGCCGGGTTATTATTAATGGCTGAGGGGATTTTAATTCGCCGTTACGGGGCAAAATTTGCATCTCCAATTGTAGAAACGACAAAGCGTGGACTTAATGGGATCGGTTATTATAGTAAGCAATTATGGATGCTACCAGTCGTAACAATTATTCCGGGAGACGGGATACAGGCGTATTTACCATATTGGCCACAGTTTACACTTGGTGCAGAGCAATTTTCATTAGTAGTTTTCCCATTTATTATCGGGTTCCAACAAATGGTGCGGAAAAACCTCCCGTTGTATGTATATCCAAAGATGGGACGCAACATTGTTTTTGTAGGAGAACTAGTATTATTTGTTGGCATTGCATCCTATTTCATGCCCGTATTAGGCGCGGCAGCGTTAGCATTAGGTGCAATTTCCCGAACAATAATTGCTATTTATTATCGCCGTTCTGAGGATCGCGATAGCTATGCAGTAATGCGTAGTGGAAATGGGGTTATGATTGCTGGGGTACTACCCGACTCACCAGCCGAAAAAATGGGTTTAATCGCAGGTGAGGTCATTAAGCGCATTAATGGACAAAATGTTCATACGGAAGAGGAATTATATGAAGCATTGCAAATTAATGCTGCACATTGCCGTCTAGAGGTGCTTGATCATAACGGAGAGCTCCGCTTAACACAGCATGTCGTTCATAGTGATGATAACCATAAAATTGGTTTATTAATTGTAAAATAA